From the genome of Methanomicrobia archaeon:
CTTGCAGCGGTTCTTTCAGTAATAACACACGCTTTTGGGAAGCTCTTCGGTCTGAAGATGCAGCAGAGCAAACTGATCTCCGAGGAGGAGGTGAGGTCGCTGCTCGATATAGGCGAGGAGGAAGGGGCGATAGAAGAGGACGAAAAGCAGATGATGAAAGGTGTGCTCAAGCTGGATTATATAAACGTAAAGAACGTAATGACCCCGAAGGAAGATATGATATGTCTCGACGTTAATCAAACTGTGGATTCTGCAGTAGAGTTAATAAAAAAACATGGCTATTCAAGAATTCCGGTATTTGAAAAGACAAAGAACAATATTGTAGGGATATTATACGCGAAGGACTTGCTGATAAAGGAGAGTGAGAGCACTAGTTCGCTCATGAAACTGATGAAACCTGCTCATTTTGTAAAGGAAACAGCACGGGTAGATGACCTCCTTAAGGAATTTCGTGAGGGTAAGTTCCACATCGTAATTGTCGTGGATGAAGAAAAGAAAACAAGCGGCTTGGTTAGCCTTGAGGACCTTCTGGAAGAGATAGTAGGAAGTATATACGACGAATACGACGTGAAAAAAACAAAGAGCTAAAAATAAGGGGAATAAGATTAGATCGTATGACGACAGGTAGAAACCTACTTCTTATATCTCATCCTCTTCCGTCTCTTCTTCAACTTGTGTTTCCGCATCTTTGCGACCTTTCGCTTCTTTCCGCAGGGAATTTGAACTCACCACCTTTCTTATCTTTTAGTCCTTTCTCTTATTAAGTACTGTAATTACATTATTTTAAAATGCATAAATATCTTAGTAGTGTGTGTGAGGAAAAGATTGGGAAGGAGATGAGATGGGGAGGATAGAGCGGCCGCCAGGTTGGATATTGAAATACAAGGAACGGGTAGAGAAAGAGGAGATAACCGTGGATGAGATTCTCGAGGAGGAGAACAAGATACGAGAGACACCAATCAAAATATCCTCGGTGACACGGGCGATAAATGCCATGGGTCTTCCTATTACCGGATTGCGAAGCGAGAAGCGAGGCAAAAGTGAAGGAGAAGGGATAGAAGGAGAAGCGGAGGGAACGTTCACGCCGGGCGGGACGTCGGAGGGGATAGAACGAGGCCCCGGATGGCTGCAGATATACCATGAGCGGATAAAGAACGGCACTATAACCGTCGAGGGGATTCTCGAGGAGGAGAACAAGATACGTGCAGAGCCTATAAAGATAGCAACGGTTAAGAGAGCGGTGAATGCCATGGGCTATCCCATTAGCGGGATGCGCAGCGAGCTACCGGACGCGCTGACAGAGGGAGGCGCTGAGGGCACAGTTGAAACGGGCGGAGCATCCACGGGTGCCGAGAAAGGACCTGGTTGGCTTCGGAAATATCGTGAGCGGATAGAAAGAGAGGAGATAACCGTAGATGAGATACTCGAGGAGGAAAACAAGATACGCACGGTGCCTATCAAGAGATCGTCGGTGACTCGCGCGGTAAACGCCATGGGCTATCCCATTAGCGGGATGCGCAGCGAGCTACCGGACGAGCTAACGGAAGGAAAAGAAGGAGTGAAACCAAAAAAAGCAGGCAGGGCAGAAGCGGTTGCGTATTCTTCTACTATTGGTAAACTATCAGAATCGACGCTGAAGCGATTTAATGCGATTAAGAAGAGCTGGGAGGCGGACTTGGATAAACCTCTGCAGAATGACTATTTTGTCAATATTCTCCTCGCGTTAGCCAAGCTTGCTGAGTATGGTAAGTCACTCGCGCCCGTGAAGAGCTAGAACAGCAGAGCATGAAGATTCTGGTTGCCGAGTATGCAGTAGGCGGAGGCGAGGAGAGTGAATCGCTGTTACGAGAAGGTAAAGCGATGCTGTCAACGCTCAAAGCAGGCTTTGAGCGGACGGGGCATGAGGTGGTCTATCCAGAAGCGGAAGCCGATTTCGGGGCTGCAGTGGAACGGCTCTCGAAGGAAAGCGATGCGGGCATCGTTATTGCTCCGGACGAGGAGTTGTACTCGCTTACACGGCTTTTAGAATCAAATACAGCTAATTTGGGCTGTCCTTCTGAGTTTGTCAAGATATGCACGGACAAGCTGCGTACATCAAAATTGTTACACGCAGAAGGGATACCGGTGCCGAGAGTTGTAGCCGTGGAAGAAGTAGAAACGGCAAACGAGACCAGGTACGTAAGTAAGCCGCGGTACGGCTGTGCATCGGAGGGCGTCTTCATACTGAATGGGGCTAACTGTCACGAAGTTCTGTCATCCTACGGGAGTTCTGACTATATCATCACGGACTTCATACGCGGCGAGGACCTAAGCAGCAGTGTAATCGCGGGAAAAGCCTCCGTATTGCCGCTTACGATAAACAAGCAATTTATAAGAGCGGATGGCAAACGGCTGCGATACGAAGGCGGCTACGTGCCTTATTCTCTAGGACAAGAAGCGGATCGCGAGCTAATGAGCATAAGTGAGCAGGTGGTAACCGCGCTCCACGGCGCAGGCTACGTGGGGATAGATTTCGTACGGGCAGAAGGCGAAAGAACGGCATACGTCGTTGACGTCAACCCACGACCCACCACGTCTATCGTGGGAATCGCGAAGGTCTTGAAGAATTATGAAGTGGCCGATTTGATGCTCCGCGCGAAGTTCGGAACGTTGCCTGCGGCGGACGACGTAAAAACCGAAGGGCGTTTTGTGATTAACCATTTTAAATAATTTATCAGCTCCTCAGAAAATATCTCTTTAACGAGTAGTGCCTGATCAGACGGGTGTAAAGATGCGTAAGGTCGAACGAATTGTAGGAATAGCAAAGGACACGCTGGAATTCATTCTGGAAGTGAGTAAATCGAGCCATCCGCGGGAGTTCATCGGGATGCTGTGCGCTGATGACGATCTTATCACCGACATTTTCTTTCTTCCCGGTACGATCTCCTCAGATGAAAAAGCGATTATGCGACTGAATATGATGCCACTGGGGCTTCGCTACGCGGGCTCGGTACACAGCCACCCGCATCCGGGGTCGACGAGACCGTCACGGCAAGACTTGCTGATGTTCTCCAAGACCGGCAATTGCCATATCATTGTATGCTATCCCTACGAACTGGCGGACTGGCGATGTTATAATGCGAAGGGCGAGGAGCGGAAGTTGGAGCTAGTAGTGCGGGAGTTGGAGCACGAGGGAATAGGAGAAGAGCAGCTATGGTGAGGGTATTGGCGACGGGAACGTTTGAGCTACTTCATCCTGGGCATGTGCTCTATTTGGAGGAGGCAAAGAAGCTGGGTGACGAGCTTTTTGTCATTGTTGCGCGGGATGCCACTGTGAAGCAGCGAAAAAGAACGCCGATTATACCCGAGGAGCAGCGGTTGCGGATGGTTTCCGCGTTGAAGGTCGTGGACCGGGCGATGCTGGGTAGCGAACGGGATATGTATGAACCTTTATATAATATCAAACCGGATATTATAGCATTAGGTTATGACCAGGCCTTCAATGAAAAGGTACTGGAAGAGGAGCTAAGAGAACGAGGCTTTCATTCACAGATTATTCGTATAAGGAAGCATAATTCAAATGCCTTCTGTAAGGCCGAGGCGATAATAAACAGGATATTGGAATCAGCGGAGGAAGGAAGATGGAAGAAGAGCGGGGATTAACTCGAATAGGGGTGTCGTTACCCTCAAATCTGTTGAAGAAATTTGACACGATAATACGGGGTCGGGGGTATTCGTCGCGGTCCGAAGGGATTCGTGATGCGATCAGAGCCTATATCGTGGAGTACGAGTGGATGGAGCGCGAATCAGGCGAGGAGATCGGGACCGTAACCTACATCTACGACCACGACCAGAGGGGTTTAGGCGATGAGTTAACCGAAGTTCAACATCGTTATTTGGATATGATAAAATCGTCGACACACATTCACCTAGATCACGAGAATTGCTTTGAGGTCGTGGTGATTCAGGGCGATGCGAGGAAGATAAAGGCGTTGGCGGAGAATATAATGAGTTTGAAAGGGGTAAAACACGTGAAGTTGACAACAACACATGGAGGAATATAAACAATGGACATAATGGATCAGGTAAAGAAAGGAACGACGACTGTGGGTTTAATCTGCGACGATGGTGTCGTGCTGGCGAGCGAGAAGAGGGCGACAATGGGCTCCTTTATCGCTTCTAAAGCGGCGAAGAAGATCTATCAGGTGGATGACCGACTGGGTGTAACAACGGCCGGCGTGGTAGGCGATGCGCAGGCTTTGATCAGAATGATGTCTGTGGAAGTGAAACTGTACAAGATACGGAGAGGGGAGCCGATGACAGTAAAAGGAATGGCGACGCTGCTCTCCAACGTGATGAACGGTCAGCGGTACTACCCGTATATCGTGCAACTCCTGTTAGGCGGTATAGACCGAAATGGAGCGCATGTATTCTCGATAGACCCGTTTGGTGGCAATACGGAGGAGAAAGAATTAGCAGCCACCGGTTCCGGTTCGCCCATCGCTTATGGTGTGCTGGAAGATCGATACTCGCCGGGGCTGTCGCTAGAAGACGGGATTGCACTCGCGATACAGGCATTGCATTCCGCAATAAGGCGTGACAGCGCCTCCGGCGGCGAGATGGAAGTGGTGGTGATAACCCCGGAGACGTATGAGACGTTAAG
Proteins encoded in this window:
- a CDS encoding DUF21 domain-containing protein, which produces MAWLILKIVALCVLLLLSGFFSGSETALIRIGKLKARSLLKRGVKGADIVQKLVNEPEVMLTTVLIGNNIVNIGASALATSIAIEYFGDLGVGIAIGVMTFLILTFGEIMPKTFAVHHAERFSIAVSKPLEILIFVLRPLAAVLSVITHAFGKLFGLKMQQSKLISEEEVRSLLDIGEEEGAIEEDEKQMMKGVLKLDYINVKNVMTPKEDMICLDVNQTVDSAVELIKKHGYSRIPVFEKTKNNIVGILYAKDLLIKESESTSSLMKLMKPAHFVKETARVDDLLKEFREGKFHIVIVVDEEKKTSGLVSLEDLLEEIVGSIYDEYDVKKTKS
- a CDS encoding ATP-grasp domain-containing protein, which translates into the protein MKILVAEYAVGGGEESESLLREGKAMLSTLKAGFERTGHEVVYPEAEADFGAAVERLSKESDAGIVIAPDEELYSLTRLLESNTANLGCPSEFVKICTDKLRTSKLLHAEGIPVPRVVAVEEVETANETRYVSKPRYGCASEGVFILNGANCHEVLSSYGSSDYIITDFIRGEDLSSSVIAGKASVLPLTINKQFIRADGKRLRYEGGYVPYSLGQEADRELMSISEQVVTALHGAGYVGIDFVRAEGERTAYVVDVNPRPTTSIVGIAKVLKNYEVADLMLRAKFGTLPAADDVKTEGRFVINHFK
- a CDS encoding Mov34/MPN/PAD-1 family protein, whose protein sequence is MRKVERIVGIAKDTLEFILEVSKSSHPREFIGMLCADDDLITDIFFLPGTISSDEKAIMRLNMMPLGLRYAGSVHSHPHPGSTRPSRQDLLMFSKTGNCHIIVCYPYELADWRCYNAKGEERKLELVVRELEHEGIGEEQLW
- a CDS encoding FAD synthase — encoded protein: MVRVLATGTFELLHPGHVLYLEEAKKLGDELFVIVARDATVKQRKRTPIIPEEQRLRMVSALKVVDRAMLGSERDMYEPLYNIKPDIIALGYDQAFNEKVLEEELRERGFHSQIIRIRKHNSNAFCKAEAIINRILESAEEGRWKKSGD
- the nikR gene encoding nickel-responsive transcriptional regulator NikR — its product is MEEERGLTRIGVSLPSNLLKKFDTIIRGRGYSSRSEGIRDAIRAYIVEYEWMERESGEEIGTVTYIYDHDQRGLGDELTEVQHRYLDMIKSSTHIHLDHENCFEVVVIQGDARKIKALAENIMSLKGVKHVKLTTTHGGI
- the psmB gene encoding archaeal proteasome endopeptidase complex subunit beta, translating into MDIMDQVKKGTTTVGLICDDGVVLASEKRATMGSFIASKAAKKIYQVDDRLGVTTAGVVGDAQALIRMMSVEVKLYKIRRGEPMTVKGMATLLSNVMNGQRYYPYIVQLLLGGIDRNGAHVFSIDPFGGNTEEKELAATGSGSPIAYGVLEDRYSPGLSLEDGIALAIQALHSAIRRDSASGGEMEVVVITPETYETLSDEKVTEIKASFK